A portion of the Lolium rigidum isolate FL_2022 chromosome 1, APGP_CSIRO_Lrig_0.1, whole genome shotgun sequence genome contains these proteins:
- the LOC124690312 gene encoding YTH domain-containing protein ECT1-like isoform X1: MASTGGDPSGFVDCAIPLQSEIVVDNNPSKSVNTKEQINSITAEKTSATTARGSTSLKSPKGAQEKASFLGKAGEQPYVYQPNVYAPQPQAVYSGGYMNPSGQWEEYPYYVSMEGLHSASPFYDGNQSVMLSPGYANNPQMMYGAYSPVSNVGDGQSYSPMHFPFSTPYYQPPASPSMGYSNSGTGMSQGDPMLQQEYFLPDGLLYSPTAAYHQPFGSYNRGATQPSNAPGLYGQGNVPLASGMQHGSMYGSGSYKPRQQTGKYGGATPNWSSAGRRYNNFDYSSSQQRVPFGIQNGSLEFLNEQNRGPRAAKPKKQDTENSSVEDKSEKPTPLVDSELYNRPDFVTEYKDAKFFVIKSYTEDHVHRSIKYNVWASTASGNRKLDSAYRAAKDKEDHCPIFLFFSVNGSGQFCGVAEMIGPVDFDRSVDYWQQDKWSGQFPVKWHIVKDVPNNLLRHITLENNDNKPVTNSRDTQEVKLEYGLQMLTIFKNHEAETTIVEDFDFYEQREKALKENRRQQQPGSTEPLKPTDAKVMGDSIALISDKFSRTVQLKETEKSDNKLRAEGAISAGDAQTATVKAEESKAKKSVSPVEESS, from the exons ATGGCGTCCACCGGAGGAGATCCGTCCGGATTCGTCG ATTGCGCAATTCCGCTGCAATCAGAAATTGTAGTTGATAATAACCCTTCGAAGAGTGTAAATACCAAAGAGCAG ATTAATTCTATTACAGCTGAGAAAACAAGTGCTACCACTGCGCGTGGCTCTACCTCCCTAAAGTCGCCAAAAGGTGCACAGGAGAAGGCTAGTTTTTTGGGAAAAGCTGGAGAACAGCCTTATGTCTACCAGCCCAATGTGTATGCACCACAGCCACAGGCAGTCTATTCTGGAG GATACATGAATCCTTCAGGGCAGTGGGAAGAGTATCCCTATTATGTGAGTATGGAAGGACTCCATTCTGCGTCGCCT TTCTACGATGGTAACCAGTCAGTCATGCTATCTCCTGGGTATGCGAACAACCCCCAAATGATGTATGGAGCTTATTCTCCTGTTTCAAATGTTGGAGATGGCCAGTCCTACTCCCCAATGCACTTCCCCTTCTCAACTCCTTACTACCAGCCTCCGGCTTCTCCTAGTATGGGATACTCAAATTCCGGTACTGGAATGTCTCAAGGAGACCCTATGCTTCAGCAAGAATACTTCCTTCCTGATGGCCTTTTGTATTCACCAACAGCCGCGTACCACCAACCATTTGGGTCATACAACAGAG GAGCAACGCAACCGAGCAATGCTCCAGGACTCTATGGGCAAGGGAATGTACCACTGGCTTCTGGAATG CAGCATGGATCAATGTATGGTTCTGGATCCTACAAGCCACGCCAACAAACTGGTAAATATGGAGGCGCTACTCCAAATTGGAGTTCTGCTGGTCGCAGATATAATAATTTTGATTATAGCTCCAGTCAACAAAGGGTGCCATTTGGTATCCAGAATGGTTCTCTGGAGTTTCTGAATGAGCAAAACCGTGGCCCACGTGCTGCAAAACCAAAGAAACAAGACACGGAAAATTCTTCAGTGGAGGACAAAAGCGAGAAACCCACTCCATTGGTTGATAGTGAACTGTACAACCGTCCTGATTTTGTCACTGAGTACAAGGATGCGAAATTCTTTGTAATTAAATCATACACGGAGGACCATGTACATAGGAGCATTAAGTACAATGTTTGGGCCAGCACAGCTAGCGGGAATAGAAAGCTGGATTCAGCTTATCGTGcggccaaagataaagaagaccaTTGCCCTATTTTCTTGTTTTTCTCG GTTAATGGGAGTGGTCAGTTCTGCGGTGTGGCTGAGATGATTGGACCTGTTGACTTTGACAGAAGTGTTGATTATTGGCAGCAAGACAAGTGGAGTGGCCAGTTTCCTGTGAAGTGGCACATTGTCAAGGATGTTCCGAACAATTTACTGCGGCACATCACTcttgagaacaatgataacaaACCTGTAACAAACAGCAGAGACACCCAGGAG GTGAAGCTGGAGTATGGTCTCCAGATGTTAACCATCTTCAAGAATCATGAGGCAGAGACAACCATCGTGGAGGACTTCGACTTCTATGAGCAACGCGAGAAAGCCTTGAAGGAAAATAGGCGTCAGCAGCAGCCGGGCAGCACAGAGCCCCTGAAGCCAACAGACGCTAAGGTCATGGGAGATTCTATTGCTCTTATCTCTGACAAATTTTCTCGGACCGTCCAGCTGAAGGAAACTGAGAAAAGTGACAACAAACTGAGAGCTGAGGGTGCCATCTCAGCGGGTGATGCACAGACAGCTACCGTCAAGGCTGAAGAAAGCAAGGCGAAGAAAAGCGTAAGCCCTGTGGAGGAAAGCAGTTGA
- the LOC124690312 gene encoding YTH domain-containing protein ECT1-like isoform X2, translated as MASTGGDPSGFVDCAIPLQSEIVVDNNPSKSVNTKEQINSITAEKTSATTARGSTSLKSPKGAQEKASFLGKAGEQPYVYQPNVYAPQPQAVYSGGYMNPSGQWEEYPYYVSMEGLHSASPFYDGNQSVMLSPGYANNPQMMYGAYSPVSNVGDGQSYSPMHFPFSTPYYQPPASPSMGYSNSGTGMSQGDPMLQQEYFLPDGLLYSPTAAYHQPFGSYNRGATQPSNAPGLYGQGNVPLASGMHGSMYGSGSYKPRQQTGKYGGATPNWSSAGRRYNNFDYSSSQQRVPFGIQNGSLEFLNEQNRGPRAAKPKKQDTENSSVEDKSEKPTPLVDSELYNRPDFVTEYKDAKFFVIKSYTEDHVHRSIKYNVWASTASGNRKLDSAYRAAKDKEDHCPIFLFFSVNGSGQFCGVAEMIGPVDFDRSVDYWQQDKWSGQFPVKWHIVKDVPNNLLRHITLENNDNKPVTNSRDTQEVKLEYGLQMLTIFKNHEAETTIVEDFDFYEQREKALKENRRQQQPGSTEPLKPTDAKVMGDSIALISDKFSRTVQLKETEKSDNKLRAEGAISAGDAQTATVKAEESKAKKSVSPVEESS; from the exons ATGGCGTCCACCGGAGGAGATCCGTCCGGATTCGTCG ATTGCGCAATTCCGCTGCAATCAGAAATTGTAGTTGATAATAACCCTTCGAAGAGTGTAAATACCAAAGAGCAG ATTAATTCTATTACAGCTGAGAAAACAAGTGCTACCACTGCGCGTGGCTCTACCTCCCTAAAGTCGCCAAAAGGTGCACAGGAGAAGGCTAGTTTTTTGGGAAAAGCTGGAGAACAGCCTTATGTCTACCAGCCCAATGTGTATGCACCACAGCCACAGGCAGTCTATTCTGGAG GATACATGAATCCTTCAGGGCAGTGGGAAGAGTATCCCTATTATGTGAGTATGGAAGGACTCCATTCTGCGTCGCCT TTCTACGATGGTAACCAGTCAGTCATGCTATCTCCTGGGTATGCGAACAACCCCCAAATGATGTATGGAGCTTATTCTCCTGTTTCAAATGTTGGAGATGGCCAGTCCTACTCCCCAATGCACTTCCCCTTCTCAACTCCTTACTACCAGCCTCCGGCTTCTCCTAGTATGGGATACTCAAATTCCGGTACTGGAATGTCTCAAGGAGACCCTATGCTTCAGCAAGAATACTTCCTTCCTGATGGCCTTTTGTATTCACCAACAGCCGCGTACCACCAACCATTTGGGTCATACAACAGAG GAGCAACGCAACCGAGCAATGCTCCAGGACTCTATGGGCAAGGGAATGTACCACTGGCTTCTGGAATG CATGGATCAATGTATGGTTCTGGATCCTACAAGCCACGCCAACAAACTGGTAAATATGGAGGCGCTACTCCAAATTGGAGTTCTGCTGGTCGCAGATATAATAATTTTGATTATAGCTCCAGTCAACAAAGGGTGCCATTTGGTATCCAGAATGGTTCTCTGGAGTTTCTGAATGAGCAAAACCGTGGCCCACGTGCTGCAAAACCAAAGAAACAAGACACGGAAAATTCTTCAGTGGAGGACAAAAGCGAGAAACCCACTCCATTGGTTGATAGTGAACTGTACAACCGTCCTGATTTTGTCACTGAGTACAAGGATGCGAAATTCTTTGTAATTAAATCATACACGGAGGACCATGTACATAGGAGCATTAAGTACAATGTTTGGGCCAGCACAGCTAGCGGGAATAGAAAGCTGGATTCAGCTTATCGTGcggccaaagataaagaagaccaTTGCCCTATTTTCTTGTTTTTCTCG GTTAATGGGAGTGGTCAGTTCTGCGGTGTGGCTGAGATGATTGGACCTGTTGACTTTGACAGAAGTGTTGATTATTGGCAGCAAGACAAGTGGAGTGGCCAGTTTCCTGTGAAGTGGCACATTGTCAAGGATGTTCCGAACAATTTACTGCGGCACATCACTcttgagaacaatgataacaaACCTGTAACAAACAGCAGAGACACCCAGGAG GTGAAGCTGGAGTATGGTCTCCAGATGTTAACCATCTTCAAGAATCATGAGGCAGAGACAACCATCGTGGAGGACTTCGACTTCTATGAGCAACGCGAGAAAGCCTTGAAGGAAAATAGGCGTCAGCAGCAGCCGGGCAGCACAGAGCCCCTGAAGCCAACAGACGCTAAGGTCATGGGAGATTCTATTGCTCTTATCTCTGACAAATTTTCTCGGACCGTCCAGCTGAAGGAAACTGAGAAAAGTGACAACAAACTGAGAGCTGAGGGTGCCATCTCAGCGGGTGATGCACAGACAGCTACCGTCAAGGCTGAAGAAAGCAAGGCGAAGAAAAGCGTAAGCCCTGTGGAGGAAAGCAGTTGA